A genomic region of Palaemon carinicauda isolate YSFRI2023 chromosome 11, ASM3689809v2, whole genome shotgun sequence contains the following coding sequences:
- the LOC137649647 gene encoding isatin hydrolase-like: MTMISVVTLPLMWTLLIISCIGEKYVDLSHDISEESFHWPSVGPFSRRTVARGYTKEGYWNEHYSFCMHEQTSTHLDAPCHYAEGKWFVHEIPLNHLMGPGVIIDIRDKVADDPNYELSPDDFMSWLDVHGPLPDGAILFIRTGWSSKYKNIEEYFGMDTTNISHFNFPGLSVGAAQLIVSHEAAFGRRVFAVGTDAPSIDHGPSVDFRACETLFGANIYGIQAVTNLENLPTKGFHVLVLPMKIRGGCGAPARVLASLPETNGVPDSSPVAFSGLILQSFVLLILNGIKSSLA, encoded by the exons ATGACTATGATAAGTGTTGTTACTCTTCCGCTGATGTGGACTTTACTCATAATCAGTTGCATAGGGGAAAAATACGTAGATCTTTCGCATGATATCAGCGAGGAATCTTTTCACTGGCCTTCTGTTGGTCCGTTTTCGCGACGAACTGTAGCTAGAGGTTACACCAAGGAAGGATATTG GAATGAGCATTACAGCTTCTGCATGCACGAGCAAACGAGCACTCACCTGGACGCCCCTTGCCATTATGCCGAGGGGAAATGGTTCGTTCACGAGATTCCCCTTAACCATCTAATGGGACCAG GAGTGATAATAGATATACGGGACAAGGTGGCTGATGACCCCAACTATGAACTATCTCCTGATGACTTCATGTCTTGGCTTGATGTTCACGGTCCTTTACCTGATGGAGCCATTTTATTCATTCGTACTGGCTGGTCCTCCAA ATACAAAAATATTGAAGAATATTTTGGCATGGATACAACGAACATAAGTCATTTTAACTTCCCAG GCTTAAGTGTGGGAGCAGCACAGCTGATCGTCAGCCACGAAGCCGCCTTCGGCAGGAGGGTCTTTGCCGTAGGGACTGACGCCCCTTCCATCGATCATGGTCCTTCGGTAGACTTCAGGGCTTGTGAAACCTTATTCGGGGCCAATATATATGGGATCCAAGCCGTGACAAACTTGGAA AATCTACCAACGAAAGGCTTTCACGTCCTTGTCTTGCCAATGAAGATAAGAGGAGGATGTGGGGCACCAGCAAGAGTTTTAGCCTCGTTACCTGAGACTAATGGAGTACCTGATTCGTCACCTGTCGCTTTCAGTGGCCTGATCCTTCAGTCTTTCGTGTTGCTGATTTTAAACGGCAttaagagctctcttgcttga